A region from the Hydrogenimonas sp. genome encodes:
- a CDS encoding formyltetrahydrofolate deformylase: MTRYYRVLIDCRDEKGLVYKVSKTFFDFGLNVEKNREFVDAQNGKFFMRSEVSGKFDPAALEAELKLVLPQKAAIKLVEPRPKRIVLMVTKESHCLGDILIRHEAGELEAEIVGVVSNYDLLENLVAKFEIPYVCVSHEGLQRTEHEERILSVLESFGEIDYIVLAKYMRILTPEFVSCYEERIINIHHSFLPAFIGANPYKQAYDRGVKIIGATAHFVNNNLDEGPIIAQGTIPVDHAMDWRQMQSAGRDVEKIVLAKALKLALEDKIFVYANKTVIFD, translated from the coding sequence ATGACAAGGTACTACCGTGTCCTGATCGACTGCAGGGATGAAAAAGGGCTCGTCTACAAAGTCAGCAAAACATTTTTCGATTTCGGCCTGAACGTAGAGAAGAACCGGGAGTTCGTCGATGCGCAGAACGGAAAGTTTTTCATGCGCAGCGAGGTGAGTGGAAAATTCGACCCTGCCGCACTTGAAGCGGAACTGAAGCTGGTTCTGCCGCAGAAAGCGGCCATTAAGCTGGTGGAGCCGCGCCCAAAGCGGATTGTACTGATGGTTACAAAAGAGAGCCACTGTCTCGGTGATATCCTTATCCGCCATGAAGCCGGTGAGCTGGAGGCCGAGATCGTCGGAGTCGTATCCAACTACGATCTGCTGGAAAATCTGGTTGCAAAGTTCGAGATTCCTTATGTCTGTGTAAGCCATGAAGGGCTTCAGCGCACCGAACACGAAGAGCGCATCCTGAGCGTATTGGAGTCGTTCGGAGAGATAGACTACATAGTGCTCGCCAAATATATGCGAATCCTGACCCCCGAGTTCGTAAGCTGTTACGAAGAGAGAATAATCAACATTCACCACTCTTTCCTCCCCGCCTTTATCGGAGCGAACCCCTACAAGCAGGCTTACGACCGCGGTGTGAAGATAATAGGGGCGACCGCCCACTTCGTCAACAACAATCTGGACGAAGGGCCGATAATAGCCCAGGGTACTATACCGGTAGATCATGCGATGGACTGGAGGCAGATGCAGAGTGCGGGGCGTGATGTCGAGAAGATCGTACTGGCCAAGGCCCTGAAACTGGCACTCGAAGACAAGATATTCGTATACGCCAACAAGACGGTCATCTTCGATTGA
- a CDS encoding diguanylate cyclase/phosphodiesterase (GGDEF & EAL domains) with PAS/PAC sensor, with the protein MIKRKIDSKELLKLFEIAEDVANIGYWEWDISTGEVLWSPRKIEIYGEDSADYEPSFEKFLNVIDEDTKSKVLREIESVLSNRKEYYNLQHEIRLKSGKIAWVHEKGFVVRDSEGNPLKMVGIVYDITDRMVILNELRSAREQSDYLKTHDQLTSLQNKESLLSDIERRVGSKKEFALIFLDIDNFKTINNTFGHLFGDIVIRTVAERLRKIAFPSEIYRYGGDEFVILHDGDEEEVKRLVGKIDSFFEKNISIMGRSLLLTMSMGVCTFPKRASGARDLVKNANSALSLAKSGGKSRVLFYEEHMGDHIARKRSVLDALSGAVNEERFIVHYQPKVDCREGKVLGFEALVRWKNEEGSLVSPALFLPIAREYGMMNRIDYIVLKKALKQLEEWHSEGFKVSLSVNFNIGDFEDEKIPELVKSSPLLSYVTVEITESELMACTRKELDFIEDLKRLGLKISLDDFGTGYSSLRYIHMLPIDEIKIDRAFVENIPGNSKDEALVTIIKSIVDTFRLGCVVEGVERLEQKEFFENLGLNTIQGYFYGKPMDAEDATKMLKNPAE; encoded by the coding sequence ATGATTAAGCGGAAGATAGATTCGAAAGAGCTTTTAAAACTTTTTGAGATAGCTGAAGATGTGGCCAATATCGGCTACTGGGAGTGGGATATTTCGACCGGCGAGGTGCTTTGGAGTCCGCGCAAGATCGAGATATACGGGGAGGACTCAGCTGACTATGAGCCGAGTTTCGAAAAGTTTCTGAATGTCATTGATGAAGATACAAAGTCGAAGGTTCTGAGGGAGATAGAGAGCGTACTCTCAAACCGAAAAGAGTACTACAACCTTCAGCATGAGATAAGACTCAAGTCGGGGAAAATTGCCTGGGTCCATGAGAAGGGTTTCGTAGTAAGGGACTCCGAAGGCAATCCTCTCAAAATGGTCGGGATAGTTTACGACATTACCGACAGAATGGTCATACTCAATGAGCTCAGGAGTGCACGGGAGCAGAGCGACTACCTCAAGACTCACGACCAGTTGACCTCACTGCAGAACAAGGAGAGCCTGCTTTCGGACATAGAGAGGAGGGTTGGGTCAAAAAAAGAGTTCGCCCTGATATTTCTCGATATCGACAACTTCAAGACTATCAACAACACCTTCGGGCACCTTTTCGGTGATATAGTGATAAGAACGGTCGCAGAGAGGCTCCGGAAGATCGCTTTTCCGTCGGAGATATACCGCTACGGCGGAGATGAGTTCGTCATACTTCACGACGGAGACGAAGAGGAGGTAAAGAGGCTTGTAGGAAAGATAGACTCCTTTTTCGAGAAAAATATCTCCATCATGGGAAGAAGCCTGCTTTTGACTATGAGCATGGGTGTGTGCACCTTTCCCAAACGCGCTTCCGGCGCAAGAGATCTTGTCAAAAACGCAAACTCCGCGCTATCGTTGGCAAAGAGCGGCGGCAAAAGCAGGGTGCTCTTCTATGAAGAGCATATGGGTGACCATATAGCCAGGAAACGCTCCGTTCTGGATGCGCTGAGCGGGGCCGTGAACGAGGAGAGGTTTATAGTCCACTATCAGCCGAAGGTCGACTGCAGGGAGGGTAAAGTACTCGGTTTCGAAGCCCTGGTCAGATGGAAAAACGAAGAGGGCTCACTGGTCTCTCCGGCCCTTTTTCTTCCGATCGCCCGCGAGTACGGCATGATGAACAGGATCGACTACATCGTTTTGAAAAAGGCTTTGAAGCAGTTGGAGGAGTGGCACTCCGAAGGTTTCAAAGTTTCGCTCTCCGTAAATTTCAATATCGGCGATTTCGAAGATGAGAAGATTCCGGAGCTGGTTAAAAGCTCCCCGCTTCTATCCTATGTAACGGTTGAGATTACGGAGAGCGAACTAATGGCGTGCACCCGGAAAGAGCTCGACTTCATAGAGGATCTAAAGAGACTGGGGCTTAAAATATCACTCGATGATTTCGGAACCGGATACTCTTCGCTGCGCTACATCCATATGCTGCCGATCGACGAGATCAAGATAGACAGGGCTTTCGTGGAGAACATACCCGGAAACAGCAAGGATGAGGCGCTGGTTACGATAATAAAGAGCATCGTGGATACATTCAGGCTGGGGTGTGTGGTGGAGGGTGTGGAGAGGTTGGAGCAGAAGGAGTTCTTCGAAAATCTCGGCCTCAACACCATTCAGGGCTACTTTTACGGCAAGCCTATGGATGCCGAAGATGCGACGAAGATGCTGAAAAATCCTGCAGAATGA
- a CDS encoding UPF0028 protein YchK — MKLSLALSGGGVRAFAHLGVVKVLLDHGFEIGAVSGSSGGALIGALLCDGKSPEDVLSIMKDLRLRDLAGRPAKGGFFSLERIESLMQESLESQTIERLRIPFTVACTDLRAGSIRYFERGPVGRLSIASSSLVPIFSPVGYEDMLLADGGFMDNMPTKPLRKRGYPVIGINVNPIHLADPSGVVDSTLRVLTLMMAANIKSSMLSADFYIEPEGCGDINIFDLKKGFKAYEEGLKAAESSIGLLKRTLGLR, encoded by the coding sequence ATGAAACTCTCTCTGGCTCTATCGGGGGGCGGAGTACGCGCTTTCGCCCATCTCGGTGTTGTGAAAGTTTTGCTGGATCACGGTTTTGAGATCGGTGCGGTAAGCGGCAGCAGCGGAGGAGCACTGATCGGTGCGCTGCTTTGCGACGGCAAAAGTCCAGAAGATGTACTCTCGATAATGAAGGATCTGCGCCTTCGGGACCTCGCAGGCAGGCCCGCAAAAGGCGGTTTTTTCTCTTTGGAACGTATTGAGTCGCTGATGCAGGAAAGCCTTGAGTCCCAAACGATTGAAAGGTTGCGTATACCTTTCACGGTAGCCTGTACCGATCTGCGAGCCGGGTCTATACGCTATTTCGAGAGGGGGCCTGTAGGCAGACTCTCCATAGCGTCATCATCTCTCGTTCCTATATTCTCTCCCGTCGGTTACGAAGATATGCTTCTTGCGGATGGCGGATTTATGGACAATATGCCTACGAAACCGCTGAGAAAAAGAGGATATCCGGTAATAGGCATAAACGTCAACCCGATTCATCTAGCCGATCCATCCGGGGTTGTAGACTCCACTCTCCGTGTTTTGACGCTTATGATGGCCGCAAATATAAAGTCATCTATGCTTTCGGCCGATTTCTACATTGAGCCGGAAGGTTGCGGCGATATAAATATATTTGATCTGAAAAAGGGTTTTAAGGCGTACGAAGAGGGTCTAAAGGCAGCTGAGAGTTCAATAGGTTTACTCAAGCGCACCCTGGGTTTGCGCTGA
- a CDS encoding tRNA nucleotidyltransferase has product MKKRLQVERNLPPKLGKQLDRVESFFKKEYPGVRLFLVGGAVRDMIMKRPVYDLDIECFGIDTERFEEAMARLGAKGVGKSFFVYKYGDIDIALPRTEKKVAAGHRGFKVSLAKDTEEASRRRDFTMNALMLDLESGELVDHWGGVEDIKKRIIRVVDPERFTEDSLRVLRAMQFAARLKFRVEERSRALMCTISFDDLSGERIFWEFEKMFNSPNLHYGLFEMSRLGIDEKIFGFSLGRRDFFRTARHMVRAAESADIHMRPYVFLYILACDLHKNPEKLCEKIHTPGIYRKVLRFQKCVPSNVTDRFLGSLALRYALKQWIGIYADELKKRASALGVYDKRFDPGIRPADLLEEGYAGKELGLELRRRTLAVIRGRFSAKAES; this is encoded by the coding sequence ATGAAAAAGAGACTTCAGGTCGAACGCAATCTCCCGCCGAAGCTTGGGAAGCAACTAGATAGGGTTGAATCTTTTTTCAAGAAAGAGTATCCGGGTGTACGCCTTTTCCTGGTGGGGGGTGCCGTAAGGGATATGATTATGAAGCGTCCCGTCTACGACCTCGATATCGAATGTTTCGGTATCGATACCGAAAGATTCGAAGAGGCGATGGCCAGGCTCGGGGCGAAGGGTGTGGGAAAGAGCTTTTTCGTCTACAAGTACGGCGATATAGACATAGCCCTGCCGAGAACGGAGAAGAAGGTGGCCGCAGGCCACAGGGGTTTCAAGGTCTCTCTCGCGAAGGATACCGAAGAGGCGTCGAGACGGCGCGACTTCACGATGAATGCGCTTATGCTCGACCTTGAAAGCGGTGAACTGGTAGACCACTGGGGAGGGGTCGAAGATATAAAAAAGCGCATAATACGCGTTGTGGATCCTGAGAGATTCACCGAGGACTCTCTGAGGGTTCTGCGTGCCATGCAGTTTGCCGCACGTCTGAAATTCAGGGTTGAAGAGCGCAGCAGGGCCCTGATGTGCACCATCTCTTTCGACGATCTCAGCGGAGAGAGAATATTCTGGGAGTTCGAAAAGATGTTCAACTCCCCGAACCTGCATTACGGACTCTTCGAGATGTCGAGACTCGGAATCGACGAAAAGATTTTCGGCTTCTCGCTGGGCAGGAGAGATTTTTTCAGAACAGCCCGCCATATGGTCCGTGCCGCCGAATCGGCCGACATCCATATGCGTCCCTATGTATTTTTGTACATCCTGGCCTGTGACCTTCACAAAAACCCTGAAAAGCTCTGCGAAAAAATTCACACTCCCGGTATATACAGAAAAGTTCTCAGGTTCCAAAAGTGCGTTCCCTCGAATGTAACAGACCGCTTTTTGGGCTCTCTGGCTCTTCGTTATGCTCTGAAGCAGTGGATCGGGATATATGCCGACGAACTGAAAAAGAGAGCATCCGCTCTCGGAGTGTACGATAAGCGTTTTGACCCCGGAATCCGTCCTGCCGACCTGCTTGAGGAGGGGTATGCCGGAAAAGAGCTGGGCCTGGAGCTGAGGCGCCGTACGCTTGCAGTGATACGCGGCAGATTTTCCGCAAAAGCGGAGTCATGA
- a CDS encoding adenylate cyclase, protein MKTLTLAQIYELQGLKSDALEIYKEILKRDPGNHQARVAIRRLSGIRRHFGGVNEDMKKFFIEMESDAEFAEFERWLSKLEGSTHGA, encoded by the coding sequence GTGAAGACACTCACTCTTGCCCAGATATACGAGTTGCAGGGGCTCAAAAGCGACGCACTCGAGATATACAAGGAGATTTTGAAGAGAGATCCCGGGAATCATCAGGCGAGAGTGGCGATAAGGCGGCTTTCGGGGATAAGACGACACTTCGGCGGTGTAAACGAAGATATGAAAAAATTCTTTATCGAGATGGAGAGTGACGCCGAGTTCGCCGAGTTCGAGCGCTGGCTTTCCAAACTGGAAGGATCTACCCATGGAGCTTAA
- a CDS encoding 3-isopropylmalate dehydrogenase, whose product MRSYKIALIKGDGIGPEIIEEAVKVLDAVSFSEGFELKYEEYLLGGAAIDATGDPAPKETLEGVKKADAVLFGAIGGEKWDSLPREKRPETGLLKLRKELQVFANLRPVTVYDELVNASTLKPSVIEGVDLMVVRELIGGIYFGEPRGNDGEKAFNTMVYTKSEIVRIAKVAFEIAMKRNKRVCSVDKANVLDVSQLWRDTVEEVSKEYPEVTLSHMYVDNAAMQLVRDPKQFDVILTGNIFGDILSDEASMLSGSIGLLPSASIGEKYGLYEPIHGSAPDIAGQGISNPIATIASAAMMLRFALNEEAAADRIERAIKQALHEGYRTQDLSAYDAKEVCSTSEMGSIIANYASK is encoded by the coding sequence ATGAGAAGCTACAAAATAGCTCTTATAAAGGGTGACGGAATAGGGCCGGAGATTATCGAAGAAGCCGTAAAGGTCCTGGATGCGGTAAGCTTTTCCGAAGGATTCGAGCTCAAGTACGAAGAGTACCTTCTCGGGGGAGCGGCGATAGATGCTACGGGAGATCCGGCCCCGAAGGAGACTCTCGAGGGGGTGAAGAAGGCCGATGCGGTCCTGTTCGGTGCCATAGGCGGCGAGAAGTGGGACTCTCTTCCCAGAGAGAAGCGCCCCGAAACAGGCCTTTTGAAACTCAGAAAGGAGCTGCAGGTTTTCGCCAACCTGAGGCCTGTTACCGTATATGACGAACTAGTCAACGCCTCCACGCTGAAGCCCTCTGTCATAGAGGGGGTAGACCTGATGGTTGTACGCGAACTCATCGGCGGCATCTATTTCGGTGAGCCTCGCGGCAACGACGGGGAGAAGGCTTTTAATACTATGGTCTACACGAAGAGCGAGATAGTACGCATAGCCAAAGTCGCATTCGAGATAGCGATGAAAAGGAACAAACGTGTCTGCTCCGTCGACAAGGCCAATGTTCTGGATGTAAGCCAGCTCTGGAGAGATACGGTCGAGGAGGTCTCCAAAGAGTACCCGGAGGTGACTCTGAGCCATATGTATGTGGACAATGCGGCAATGCAGCTCGTCAGAGACCCCAAGCAGTTCGACGTTATTCTTACCGGCAACATATTCGGCGATATTCTCAGCGATGAAGCGAGTATGCTGAGCGGATCGATAGGACTTCTCCCCTCCGCATCCATAGGGGAGAAGTACGGGCTCTACGAACCGATACACGGCTCAGCTCCAGATATAGCGGGACAGGGGATCTCCAATCCCATCGCTACGATAGCGAGTGCGGCCATGATGTTGAGGTTCGCACTGAACGAGGAGGCGGCCGCTGACCGTATAGAGCGGGCGATAAAACAGGCTCTTCACGAAGGGTACAGGACGCAGGATCTGAGCGCTTACGACGCGAAAGAGGTCTGCTCTACCAGCGAGATGGGCTCCATCATAGCCAACTACGCATCCAAATAG
- a CDS encoding 3-isopropylmalate dehydratase small subunit codes for MNVITGKVWKFGDNIDTDLIIAARYLNTSDPHELARHVMEDADPDFVHRMQPGDIIVAGENFGCGSSREHAPIALKAAGVAAVVAKSFARIFYRNAFNMGLPIFELAETDKIEAGDLISIEMDKGNIVDLNREVTYSFRPIPEFMQELLACGGLMNYAKAEMLKQQERA; via the coding sequence ATGAACGTAATTACCGGTAAAGTATGGAAGTTCGGTGACAATATCGACACCGACCTTATAATCGCCGCAAGGTATCTGAACACCTCCGATCCGCATGAGCTGGCCAGGCATGTGATGGAGGATGCGGACCCCGATTTTGTACACAGAATGCAGCCTGGCGATATCATCGTAGCGGGCGAGAACTTCGGTTGCGGAAGCAGCCGGGAACATGCGCCGATAGCGCTCAAAGCCGCGGGAGTTGCGGCGGTGGTCGCCAAGAGTTTCGCACGTATTTTCTACAGGAACGCGTTCAATATGGGACTTCCCATTTTCGAACTGGCCGAAACGGACAAAATCGAAGCGGGAGATCTCATATCGATAGAGATGGATAAAGGGAATATAGTGGATCTCAACAGGGAGGTCACCTACAGCTTCCGGCCCATACCGGAATTCATGCAGGAGCTTCTGGCCTGCGGCGGTCTGATGAACTACGCCAAGGCAGAGATGCTCAAGCAGCAGGAGCGTGCGTAA
- a CDS encoding flagellar basal-body rod protein FlgG — MIRSLYTSATGMMAQQIQIDTTSNNIANVNTIGYKKQRAEFADLMYQTMEYAGTSTSEQTKSPTGISIGLGVRPTAIAKQFTQGNFKETGNNLDLAITGNGFFKVLLPDGTQAYTRNGAFKLDAAGTIVNSDGYALSPEVVIPQDAVSISIGADGTVSVLQAGQQEATDIAQIQLTNFINPAGLHSLGDNLYINTSASGDPVEGVPGLDGLGQIRQGFVEMSNVQLVEEMTDLITGQRAYEANSKAITTSDEMLQIVNNLKR, encoded by the coding sequence ATGATACGATCACTCTACACGTCCGCAACAGGAATGATGGCGCAGCAGATCCAGATAGACACGACATCGAACAATATCGCCAACGTAAATACAATAGGGTACAAAAAACAGAGGGCGGAGTTTGCCGACCTAATGTACCAGACCATGGAGTATGCCGGAACATCGACGAGTGAACAGACGAAGTCGCCTACCGGTATATCGATAGGCCTCGGAGTGCGTCCAACGGCGATCGCGAAGCAGTTCACGCAGGGCAACTTCAAAGAGACCGGTAACAACCTAGACCTTGCGATCACCGGCAACGGTTTCTTCAAGGTTCTTCTGCCGGACGGTACGCAGGCATATACCAGAAACGGGGCATTCAAACTCGATGCTGCCGGAACAATCGTCAACTCCGACGGATATGCGCTCTCCCCGGAGGTGGTAATACCGCAGGATGCGGTTTCGATCTCCATAGGAGCGGACGGTACTGTTTCGGTACTGCAGGCGGGTCAGCAGGAGGCTACGGATATTGCCCAGATACAGTTGACCAACTTCATCAATCCGGCAGGCCTCCACTCTCTCGGAGACAACCTGTACATCAACACCTCCGCATCCGGCGACCCCGTAGAGGGTGTGCCCGGCCTCGACGGGCTTGGTCAGATCAGGCAGGGGTTTGTCGAGATGAGCAACGTTCAACTTGTCGAGGAGATGACGGATCTGATAACCGGACAGCGTGCATACGAAGCGAACTCGAAAGCGATAACCACCAGCGATGAGATGCTCCAGATAGTCAACAACCTGAAGCGCTGA
- a CDS encoding flagellar basal-body rod protein FlgG has product MQNGFYSVTGGMVTQFNRLDQISNNLANLNTNGYKQRDQIIGDFMRIYQERRDELPLKNNTKEAAAFLNRSINRVPHITEEFTDFSAGPMEATGNPLDLALGENDLFFAVETPAGIRLTRDGTFQLDEKGRMVTKEGYPLLPSGYFKNRQPLFIPGEAHNIKIDSSGRVEYMDRTAPDTPVYVDSIMVVRIDDLQELVPEGGNLFTMRDGLKESDLNIARNVSAVRQGMIEKSNVNPVRQMTELIETNRLVEMYQKAMNAQMDDLNNDAINKLASIRA; this is encoded by the coding sequence ATGCAGAACGGTTTTTATTCCGTAACCGGAGGGATGGTTACGCAGTTCAACAGGCTCGACCAGATAAGCAACAACCTGGCGAACCTCAATACGAACGGCTATAAACAGAGAGATCAGATAATAGGCGATTTTATGCGTATCTATCAGGAGAGAAGAGATGAGCTTCCGCTTAAGAACAACACAAAAGAGGCTGCGGCATTTCTCAACCGCTCCATAAACAGGGTTCCGCACATAACGGAGGAGTTCACCGACTTCTCGGCCGGACCTATGGAGGCTACGGGAAATCCTCTCGACCTGGCCTTAGGCGAGAACGATCTCTTCTTCGCGGTCGAGACCCCCGCCGGAATCAGGCTTACGAGAGACGGTACGTTCCAACTCGACGAAAAGGGGCGTATGGTGACGAAAGAGGGGTACCCTCTGCTCCCCTCCGGATACTTCAAGAACCGTCAGCCTCTTTTTATCCCGGGCGAGGCTCACAACATAAAGATAGACAGTAGCGGCAGAGTCGAGTATATGGACCGGACGGCGCCGGATACCCCTGTCTACGTTGACTCAATCATGGTCGTGCGAATAGACGATTTGCAGGAGCTTGTGCCTGAAGGTGGAAATCTGTTCACCATGAGAGATGGGTTGAAGGAGTCCGACCTGAATATAGCCCGCAATGTTTCGGCCGTCAGGCAGGGGATGATAGAGAAGAGCAATGTAAACCCCGTGCGGCAGATGACCGAGTTGATAGAGACCAACCGTCTTGTGGAGATGTATCAGAAGGCCATGAACGCGCAGATGGACGATCTCAATAACGACGCGATCAACAAACTTGCATCCATACGTGCTTAA
- a CDS encoding RNA polymerase sigma factor RpoD, with amino-acid sequence MTAKELNQALEKLFEEHKNEKYITYEKIVQIFEKQPTLAQARNVLKLSKKYGIKIITSSERAMLLNIEEAEKRESDRQKLSDDTLEDEFDFTREKELLEWSRSDSPVRMYLREMGQIPLLTKEEEIEISKKIEMGEDIILDAICSVPYLIDFILDYKEPLINRERRVKELFKSFEESDSDDSEEESETARKSSKDNKRVAKVVETFKALEKAKKDWMKTLAKSPAEDASEEEKFHYELVLSFKKKVLKERLLDLGPTSKLINELVKAMETALKSDEGFDKELKRLEYRLPLFNEQLRENHRKILENIVNMSKEDIAAAVPEATMVSTYLQIKKLFQTKEASKDSFNLDPEKLQEILEQIKRGKKISEEAKTRMAKSNLRLVVSIAKRYTNRGLPFLDLIQEGNIGLMKAVDKFEYKKGYKFSTYATWWIRQTISRAIADQARTIRIPIHMIETINRINKIMRKHLQETGKEPDVETIAKDVGLSVDKVKNVIKITKEPVSLEAPVGSEEDGRFGDFIEDKSSASPMESVLKEDLKHQIDDVLDQLNEREKAVICMRFGLMKDESDRTLEEIGKELNVTRERVRQIESSAIKKLKHPKVGRKLKNYIEE; translated from the coding sequence ATGACTGCCAAAGAGCTCAATCAAGCACTTGAAAAGCTGTTCGAAGAACACAAAAACGAAAAATATATCACCTACGAAAAAATTGTCCAGATTTTTGAAAAACAGCCGACCCTGGCCCAGGCCAGGAATGTGCTTAAGCTTTCCAAAAAGTACGGCATCAAGATCATCACTTCAAGCGAACGGGCCATGCTTCTCAATATCGAAGAGGCCGAAAAGCGTGAGTCTGACAGACAGAAGCTGAGTGACGACACCCTCGAAGACGAGTTCGACTTCACGAGGGAGAAGGAGCTTCTTGAATGGTCCAGAAGCGACTCACCGGTAAGAATGTACCTCAGAGAGATGGGGCAGATTCCGCTTCTTACGAAAGAGGAGGAGATCGAGATCAGCAAGAAGATCGAGATGGGTGAAGATATCATACTCGACGCCATCTGCTCGGTACCCTATCTCATCGACTTCATTCTCGACTACAAAGAGCCTCTCATAAACCGGGAACGCCGTGTCAAAGAGCTCTTCAAAAGTTTTGAAGAGAGTGACTCGGACGACTCCGAGGAGGAGAGCGAAACTGCCAGAAAATCTTCGAAGGACAACAAGCGCGTTGCCAAAGTGGTGGAGACCTTCAAGGCGCTCGAAAAGGCGAAAAAGGATTGGATGAAGACCCTCGCGAAGAGTCCCGCCGAAGATGCCTCCGAAGAGGAGAAGTTTCACTACGAGCTGGTTCTCTCTTTCAAAAAGAAGGTGCTCAAAGAGCGTCTTCTGGATCTCGGACCCACCTCGAAACTGATAAACGAATTGGTCAAGGCGATGGAGACGGCTCTCAAAAGCGACGAAGGTTTCGACAAGGAGCTGAAGCGGCTTGAGTACCGACTGCCTCTTTTTAACGAGCAGCTCAGAGAGAACCACCGCAAAATTCTGGAAAACATCGTCAATATGAGCAAAGAGGATATCGCGGCGGCCGTTCCGGAAGCTACGATGGTAAGCACATATCTGCAGATAAAGAAACTTTTCCAGACGAAAGAGGCGAGCAAAGACAGCTTCAACCTCGACCCGGAGAAGCTGCAGGAGATTCTGGAGCAGATAAAGCGCGGAAAGAAGATCTCCGAAGAGGCGAAAACGAGAATGGCCAAATCGAACCTCAGGCTGGTCGTCTCCATAGCCAAAAGATACACCAACCGCGGTCTCCCTTTCCTTGACCTGATACAGGAGGGGAACATCGGACTGATGAAGGCTGTGGACAAGTTCGAGTACAAGAAGGGCTACAAGTTTTCGACATACGCTACATGGTGGATCAGGCAGACAATCAGCCGCGCCATAGCTGACCAGGCCAGAACTATCAGGATACCGATCCACATGATCGAGACTATAAACCGCATAAACAAGATCATGCGCAAACATCTGCAGGAGACAGGTAAAGAACCGGATGTCGAAACGATAGCAAAAGATGTGGGACTCAGCGTCGACAAGGTAAAAAACGTCATAAAGATCACGAAAGAGCCTGTAAGCCTGGAGGCCCCCGTAGGGAGCGAAGAGGATGGCCGGTTCGGCGACTTCATCGAGGACAAGAGTTCGGCAAGCCCTATGGAGTCGGTTCTGAAGGAGGACCTGAAGCACCAGATAGACGATGTTCTGGATCAGCTCAACGAGAGGGAGAAGGCGGTGATCTGTATGCGTTTCGGACTTATGAAAGATGAGAGCGACCGCACACTGGAAGAGATAGGCAAAGAGCTCAATGTTACACGCGAAAGGGTGCGGCAGATAGAGAGCAGCGCCATAAAGAAACTCAAACATCCGAAAGTCGGACGGAAACTTAAGAACTATATCGAAGAGTGA
- a CDS encoding probable integral membrane protein Cj0851c: MRTKIRAVAAALALIALAGGAVTFTMFGESSFTNFETGLFSAALVLAASSFGYWQMVQGSAQSRPHHDLQDETDRIDDRFGLWEEDLPEEVTEDAASLFKDEKRKLKKRGVDFKTFLKTARPALSLYRFGAYAVLVYAVFTLISSDIFEPVSYLFGAGAAPLTAAAVLWFMNRR; this comes from the coding sequence ATGAGGACGAAGATTAGAGCGGTTGCGGCCGCTTTGGCCCTGATCGCGCTTGCAGGCGGTGCGGTCACCTTCACGATGTTCGGTGAAAGCTCATTTACAAACTTCGAAACAGGCCTCTTCAGTGCCGCTCTGGTTCTTGCGGCAAGCAGTTTCGGTTACTGGCAGATGGTTCAGGGGAGTGCACAGAGCAGGCCGCACCACGATCTGCAGGATGAGACCGATCGTATAGACGACCGCTTCGGCCTATGGGAGGAGGATCTGCCTGAAGAGGTGACCGAAGATGCGGCCAGTCTCTTCAAAGATGAGAAGAGAAAGCTCAAAAAGAGAGGAGTCGACTTCAAAACTTTTTTGAAAACAGCCAGACCGGCACTGTCGCTCTACAGGTTTGGAGCCTATGCCGTTTTGGTCTACGCGGTTTTCACACTTATCTCTTCGGATATTTTCGAGCCTGTGAGTTATCTCTTTGGAGCAGGGGCGGCCCCTTTGACGGCAGCTGCCGTTTTGTGGTTCATGAACCGTAGGTGA
- a CDS encoding ATP synthase protein I-like membrane protein: protein MAEEEKPKVKKVIEGASDLSLGISMVVAVVIGVGLGIGMKKLFGYEWLFWLGVFWGVAAAVLNVYKAYKKQMKSLEELKKDPRYRDYRSRDEDED from the coding sequence ATGGCCGAAGAGGAGAAGCCAAAAGTCAAAAAGGTTATAGAGGGGGCAAGCGACCTGTCACTCGGCATCTCCATGGTTGTTGCCGTAGTGATAGGCGTGGGCCTCGGAATAGGGATGAAGAAGCTTTTCGGTTACGAGTGGCTCTTCTGGCTCGGGGTGTTCTGGGGAGTTGCCGCAGCCGTTCTCAACGTCTACAAGGCGTACAAAAAGCAGATGAAGTCCCTCGAGGAGCTGAAAAAAGATCCAAGGTACAGGGACTATAGAAGCCGGGATGAGGACGAAGATTAG